In the bacterium genome, CGGTCGTGGTGGGCGGGCGTCAAGCGGTACGGCGGGGAGTAACTCAACGATGGCGCGCGTCGCGGTGGCCATGAGCGGGGGCGTCGACAGCGCGGTGGCGGCGGCGCTGCTGGCGGGGGAGGGCCACGAAGTGGTCGGCTTCACCATGAACCTGTGGCCGGAATGGGTGCCCCCGGCCGACGACGGCCCCGGGTGTTGCGGGCTCGGCGCGATCGACGACGCCCGCGGCGTGGCGCGGACGCTCGGCATCCCGCACTACGTGCTCAACCTGCGCGAGGCGTTCGAGCGGGCGGTGATCCGTGAGTTCGCGGGCGAGTACGCGCGCGGCCGCACCCCCAACCCCTGCATCGCCTGCAACCGCGCCATCAAGTTCGCGCTGCTGCTCGGGAAGGTCCGCGCCCTCGGCATGGAGCAGCTCGCCACCGGCCACTACGCCCGGCTCGAGCGCGGTCCGGACGGCGGCGTCCGGCTGCTCCGCGCGGCCGACCGGCGCAAGGACCAGTCGTACGTCTTGGCCTGCCTCACCCGGCGCCAGCTGGACCAGGTGCGCTTCCCCGTCGGCGGCTACACGAAGCCCGAGATCCGCGCCATGGCCGGGCGGCACGGCCTGCGGGTGGCCGACAAAGCCGACAGTCAGGAGATCTGCTTTGTTCCCCGCGGCGATCACGGCGAGGTCGTCGCGCGATACGCGCCACAGGCGGTTCGGCCCGGGCCGATCTATGACGGCCGCGGGCGGCAGGTCGGGGAGCACCGCGGCGTGGCCCGCTACACCGTGGGACAACGGCGCGGACTTGGCGCGGCCGCGCAGCACCCCCGGTACGTCGTCGCGATCGACGCGGCGCGAAACACCCTGCGGGTCGGCGACGCGGACGAGGTGCGCTGCGAGGAACTGGTGGCCGCGGACGCCAATTGGATCGCGATCGACGAGCTGCAGGAGGCGCGCGCGGTGACGGCCCGCATCCGACACGGCGGCGCGGATCTCTCCGCGGTGATCGCGCCGGCCGGCCCCGGCCGGGTGCGCGTGCGCTTCCGCGAGCCGGCGCGGGCGGCGGC is a window encoding:
- the mnmA gene encoding tRNA 2-thiouridine(34) synthase MnmA, producing the protein MARVAVAMSGGVDSAVAAALLAGEGHEVVGFTMNLWPEWVPPADDGPGCCGLGAIDDARGVARTLGIPHYVLNLREAFERAVIREFAGEYARGRTPNPCIACNRAIKFALLLGKVRALGMEQLATGHYARLERGPDGGVRLLRAADRRKDQSYVLACLTRRQLDQVRFPVGGYTKPEIRAMAGRHGLRVADKADSQEICFVPRGDHGEVVARYAPQAVRPGPIYDGRGRQVGEHRGVARYTVGQRRGLGAAAQHPRYVVAIDAARNTLRVGDADEVRCEELVAADANWIAIDELQEARAVTARIRHGGADLSAVIAPAGPGRVRVRFREPARAAAPGQAIAFYDGDLVVGGGVIDEVRSEVRSADAGDR